The Aethina tumida isolate Nest 87 chromosome 6, icAetTumi1.1, whole genome shotgun sequence nucleotide sequence ctgattGGCCGTCACGGTTTTTACAGGCTTTCGCACATTTATCGACGGCCTATTGTCATTTGCACGAAAGGATCCTGTACGAAAAGTGCTATCCACCGCCAGCCGATCCGGAAAAGGTGATCAGAACCTGCGAATGGATGTCCGAGGAAGCCATCGACATTATCACGCCTCAGTAAGTCACATGAAACATTTAATTCCAAATTTGACACACATTACACTTATTTGAACAGAATTTTAGGCAGTTTCCCCAATTCGTATGCTTTCACGAAAGCCCTGAGTGAGGGTCTGATCAATCAGGAAATGGACAATCTTCCCATCATCCTTCTACGACCTTCGATcggtaaaaatatcattattatcttGATCGATAATTTATCGCAAGCAAATGAAATGAaacgaaatgaaatgaaatgaaatcgATAATTTCAGTGATCCCCGTGTGGAAGGAACCGCTGCCAGGCTGGACCGATAACATAAACGGTCCCACCGGCCTCTTGATCGGAGCAGGAAAGGGCGTCATAAGAACAATGTGGTGCAACGGAGACGGCTACGGTGACTTCCTGCCGGTCGACATCGCCGTCAACGCCATTCTACTGACCACGTACGACTTCGTGGCCTTCAGAAAACGTCGCATTTACAACCTGACCAGTTCTCAAGAGTACCAAGTCAGTTGGGAGGAAATGATCAACATAGGAAGAGAGGTGATAAACAAAAGGATGCCCTTGAACGGAGTCGTTTGGTATCCCGGAGGTTCCATGAAGAAGAGTAAAATTCTTCATCTGATTTGTTTCTATTTGTTCCACATCGTTCCTGCCATTTTTATCGACGCGTTGCTGTTCGTTTTAGGATACAAACCAGTGTAcgtattagaaattattatacatacacATCTATCGGTCATTTCGAATCTTAAATAATGTCACACAAATCAGTACCACATCCTTTGACGGTACTGATTTGTAAGCAGGGGCTTGGCACACTAGCCACTGATTCCACCCAAGTACTATACGTATGCAACCCACAATACCAGTTGCGTTTCACGTGAACCCTCcgacatatatattataatatcaatGTACATAATGTATTGAACgtatataagaatataaaattatttttccagtTTACTGAGGGTGCAAAAGAGAATAGCCAAAGGATTCGAAGTATTCGAATATTACGCAAACAACCAGTGGGATTTCAACAACGACGAAGCCAGAGCGACCCGAGCACTATTGAATCCTCGAGAAAGACAAATATACAAAGTGGACGGTGAAGGGATGAATTATCACGATTACTTCGAAGACTGCACCCATTGTGCAAGGTTGTTCTTGTTGAACGAAACAGACGATACGATTCCAGCAGCAAAACGACACATGAAAGTGTAAGAAAATCTGACCCGTtagtaatattgaaaaaaaaaatatatatatatattatttatatcatttcagCATGTGGTGTGTGGACAAAGCGGTGAAGATACTCTTCTGGGGCTTCATAGCATATTACCTCTACAATAAATTGGCTGCTTTGCTTTTATAAGAAACGGATTGTCGTGTTTGATTTTTGTAAGCGAACCACAGCTGTACAAtacatgaattaattttaagatgaaatattttccaatcTTGATTGGAAGGtacaaatttatgatttaggTGGTTACAGAATTGTCTTAGATGTTGTTTCAATTatcttttgttatatatttttttatttaataaatagtttttatagtgtgtattttaatagttatttaaaaaaagtatatttatataacggATATCTACCTGTTTGTTCGTTTGTTTGGTAATTTGCATAagaaaagaattaataataatttaattaactaaaatatgaattaaaagttaaaaataatgaagacaGTGTCAAAGTATGATACACATGCGGTACAGCTACAGCTACAGCTACAGCTACAGCTACAGCTACAGCTACGGCTACAGCTATAGCCACAGCAACAACTACAGCAGTACAGTTATGGAGCAAATGTCATCCACAGTCATTCACCTATACAGACCAGACCAGACCAGACCAGACCAGACCAGACCAGAACAGAATCGACCCATAAACTTCCATTTcccaacaatttcaatttatattcatcattcaataaacaattcagcattattttgtgttttatttagacatttgTGTTGTATAATCCACTGGACACAAAAACTATCTGTGAAAAAAggaatttgcatattttaataaacatatctgaCAGCCACGAACCAGTCATGTTAATAAGGAAGAGAACCTAAAACATGACCAGGcggtaagtatttatttattattagggaTTTCCATAGTGATAAATCAAACCAGTGTCGCATTTAGAGAACACAAAGGGTCCATAAATTGTAAGAAAGTCTTCAAGATAACCATTATTGATACAAGATTTCGTTTAAAAACCTGAAATAAAGGAACTAATATAGTGTTAAGAAagtattaagataaaataaaataaaataaaataaaataaaataaaataaaataaaataaaataaaataaaataaaataaaattagaaagataacGTGGTGTAAATTAGAATGGAATGTTGAATGAAtgttttgaatgaaataattttattagattatattgTCTGTTGTGACATTTAGTTATGTATACGTATTACTGGTTGTTCATTACTCAATCTgtaaagtaaagtaaagtaaagtaaagtattttgaaatataaaatgaaattgaactTACAAAAAAggataatattaaagaaaataaagataagacaataaaaaaagtataataaatgattacacaataaaaaaaaagtagaAAGGAAAGAGTGGTTGTTTAAGACATAAAAACACTGTACAAAAGAAAAAGGCGCCAAATGCAATAATTGACAAGAAgagaaatgttaatataataattgtaatataatttaaattacttgaaGAAATTCTGCCAATACGAAAATGGTAGATCTTTTAAACAAGATATGtgttaacaattaaatgtagAACTAAATTTAACctgtaactaatattttagtgtCAAGTTACAGGTAAGTTACtctaatttattctattaagtGTTAATTGATTTGTAATCCATATATTAAAGGTGGGTACTCATTAGTTTTACTAAATGAGCAGTATTTTGTGATGTCATGATTTCGAGTATGAATCGacaaaatgttataaacaGGTTATGTATGGAATAATCAACGTGCATGAAAAAGAGAAAGTCGTAAGTATGAAATACGTAtatgtttaacatttataaggtgaatctgtttatttttataatgaaggTAATACGATGTTTatgatcaaaataaaataattcgtgATACAAGAGGTCGACATGTCATGAAATATAGGTTATGTATAGACAGAAACGAATAAAGGAAGTAAATTCTTAGAATTTTCAAGCAATTTATCTCGTTCAAAGATTAAAGGGTGCATTAGGTCTTTATGtatctgtgtgtgaaaaatGAGTCCAATCTGTGCAGGAAAAACCTCTTAAATCATGAATATTTTTGGAGCGTATTAAGAAAACCACCGGCCTTGGCCGCCCATCCTCCCCCGCCCTGTCCTCCCTATTGCTGCCGGCGCCATCTAACGATGAGGCGACTCGAACATTTCTTGACCGTGCGGCGAACTTaaacatttctatattttttcgaCAACGGCATCTATCggtagaattatttatatatctgaGTGGTATTTAATGgtggtttttataatttgtttaaaacactGTTGTTGCAGAAAGAacgtaagtaaataaatatttaatatacatgatTATAAAGGAATTATATCTAATGTTGGTGTCTATCTATTTTTCAGTTGAAATGACTGAAGTGTGGTGTCAGAGACGGTTTGTTACATGTGATAAATTTGCggtggtaattttattaataaatcttgtgtttatatttaacatttcggtagttttttcagttttaaataatgtaggaTAATTTGAGTTTAGTTTTAgtgtaattattgtattagtaTTAATGTTAAGCGGATTGTTATTTTAGGTTAGAGGTTGtttgtgaaatttatatttcacgaGAGGATTAATCGTTAAACATAAAGCATGTGCGTATTATCTAGTATAAAATCATTTGATTATTTGGGCATTAGAGTTGAATTGTGAGTATCTCCGTCTGTTTGTTTATAGaggcaaacaaataaaacggaaagaaatatatgaattGTTGTATTGTTGAATTGAtgaattgtttgttaataaagCATTTTCAATCaggtttaaaatgttaaataacccATTGTGCAAGGTTGTTCTTGTTGAACGAAACAGACGATACGATTCCAGCAGCAAAACGACACATGAAAGTGTAAGAAAATCTGACCCGTtagtaatattgaaaaaaaatatatatatatatattatttatatcatttcagCATGTGGTGTGTGGACAAAGCGGTGAAGATACTCTTCTGGGGCTTCATAGCATATTACCTCTACAATAAATTGGCTGCTTTGCTTTTATAAGAAACGGATTGTCGTGTTTGATTTTTGTAAGCGAACCACAGCTGTACAAtacatgaattaattttaagatgaaatattttccaatcTTGATTGGAAGGtacaaatttatgatttaggTGGTTACAGAATTGTCTTAGATGTTGTTTCAATTatcttttgttatatatttttttatttaataaatagtttttatagtgtgtattttaatagttatttaaaaaaagtatatttatataacggATATCTACCTGTTTGTTCGTTTGTTTGGTAATTTGCATAagaaaagaattaataataatttaattaactaaaatatgaattaaaagttaaaaataatgaagacaGTGTCAAAGTATGATACACATGCGGTACAGCTACAGCTACAGCTACAGCTACGGCTACAGCTATAGCCACAGCAACAACTACAGCAGTACAGTTATGGAGCAAATGTCATCCACAGTCATTCACCTATACAGACCAGACCAGACCAGACCAGACCAGACCAGACCAGACCAGACCAGACCAGACCAGACCAGACCAGACCAGACCAGACCAGACCAGACCAGACCAGACCAGACCAGACCAGACCAGACCAGACCAGACCAGACCAGACCAGACCAGACCAGACCAGAACAGAATCGACCCATAAACTTCCATTTcccaacaatttcaatttatattcatcattcaataaacaattcagcattattttgtgttttatttagacatttgTGTTGTATAATCCACTGGACACAAAAACTATCTGTGAAAAAAggaatttgcatattttaataaacatatctgaCAGCCACGAACCACTCATGTTAATAAGGAAGAGAACCTAAAACATGACCAGGcggtaagtatttatttattattagggaTTTCCATAGTGATAAATCAAACCAGTGTCGCATTTAGAGAACACAAAGGGTCCATAAATTGTAAGAAAGTCTTCAAGATAACCATTATTGATACAAGATTTCGTTTAAAAACCTGAAATAAAGGAACTAATATAGTGTTAAGAAagtattaagataaaataaaataaaataaaataaaataaaataaaataaaataaaataaaataaaataaaataaaataaaataaaataaaataaaataaaataaaataaaataaaataaaataaaattagaaagaaaacGTGGTGTAAATCAGAATGGTATGTTGAATGAAtgttttgaatgaaataattttattagattataatGTCTGTTGTGACATTTAGTTATGTATACGTATTACTGGTTGTTCATTACTCAATCTgtaaagtaaagtaaagtaaagtaaagtaaagtaaagtaaagtattttgaaatataaaatgaaattgaactTACAAAAAAggataatattaaagaaaataaagataagacaataaaaaaagtataataaatgattacacaataaaaaaaaagtagaAAGGAAAGAGTGGTTGTTTAAGACATAAAAACACTGTACAAAAGAAAAAGGCGCCAAATGCAATAATTGACAAGAAgagaaatgttaatataataattgtaatataatttaaattacttgaaGAAATTCTGCCAATACGAAAATGGTAGATCTTTTAAACAAGATATGtgttaacaattaaatgtagAACTAAATTTAACctgtaactaatattttagtgtCA carries:
- the LOC109602589 gene encoding putative fatty acyl-CoA reductase CG5065 isoform X4 yields the protein MSTEEEYPDRIAQLYADKVLFITGGTGFLGKVLVEKFLRTTKVKRIYLLVRPKKGKDPNQRLREDVFKNKLFDKVKKERGEDIINKVEAIPGDVSELELGLSQENRDLIHNEIEFMFHCAATIRFDEPLKKAVLLNTRGTKLMLELVKGCKKLVAFAHLSTAYCHLHERILYEKCYPPPADPEKVIRTCEWMSEEAIDIITPQILGSFPNSYAFTKALSEGLINQEMDNLPIILLRPSIVIPVWKEPLPGWTDNINGPTGLLIGAGKGVIRTMWCNGDGYGDFLPVDIAVNAILLTTYDFVAFRKRRIYNLTSSQEYQVSWEEMINIGREVINKRMPLNGVVWYPGGSMKKSKILHLICFYLFHIVPAIFIDALLFVLGYKPVLLRVQKRIAKGFEVFEYYANNQWDFNNDEARATRALLNPRERQIYKVDGEGMNYHDYFEDCTHCARLFLLNETDDTIPAAKRHMKV
- the LOC109602589 gene encoding putative fatty acyl-CoA reductase CG5065 isoform X3, with the translated sequence MSTEEEYPDRIAQLYADKVLFITGGTGFLGKVLVEKFLRTTKVKRIYLLVRPKKGKDPNQRLREDVFKNKLFDKVKKERGEDIINKVEAIPGDVSELELGLSQENRDLIHNEIEFMFHCAATIRFDEPLKKAVLLNTRGTKLMLELVKGCKKLVAFAHLSTAYCHLHERILYEKCYPPPADPEKVIRTCEWMSEEAIDIITPQILGSFPNSYAFTKALSEGLINQEMDNLPIILLRPSIVIPVWKEPLPGWTDNINGPTGLLIGAGKGVIRTMWCNGDGYGDFLPVDIAVNAILLTTYDFVAFRKRRIYNLTSSQEYQVSWEEMINIGREVINKRMPLNGVVWYPGGSMKKSKILHLICFYLFHIVPAIFIDALLFVLGYKPVLLRVQKRIAKGFEVFEYYANNQWDFNNDEARATRALLNPRERQIYKVDGEGMNYHDYFEDCTHCARLFLLNETDDTIPAAKRHMKVMWCVDKAVKILFWGFIAYYLYNKLAALLL
- the LOC109602589 gene encoding putative fatty acyl-CoA reductase CG5065 isoform X2, coding for MSTEEEYPDRIAQLYADKVLFITGGTGFLGKVLVEKFLRTTKVKRIYLLVRPKKGKDPNQRLREDVFKNKLFDKVKKERGEDIINKVEAIPGDVSELELGLSQENRDLIHNEIEFMFHCAATIRFDEPLKKAVLLNTRGTKLMLELVKGCKKLVAFAHLSTAYCHLHERILYEKCYPPPADPEKVIRTCEWMSEEAIDIITPQILGSFPNSYAFTKALSEGLINQEMDNLPIILLRPSIVIPVWKEPLPGWTDNINGPTGLLIGAGKGVIRTMWCNGDGYGDFLPVDIAVNAILLTTYDFVAFRKRRIYNLTSSQEYQVSWEEMINIGREVINKRMPLNGVVWYPGGSMKKSKILHLICFYLFHIVPAIFIDALLFVLGYKPVLLRVQKRIAKGFEVFEYYANNQWDFNNDEARATRALLNPRERQIYKVDGEGMNYHDYFEDCTHCARLFLLNETDDTIPAAKRHMKVMWCVDKAVKILFWGFIAYYLYNKLAALLL